Proteins found in one Thermoproteales archaeon genomic segment:
- a CDS encoding polymer-forming cytoskeletal protein has protein sequence MSGVDKFRKYLESSEGVQVSGSGEVTVGKAVVKISGSGRYVEGEILKVSGAAKVDGDVKVRMVSVSGSFKSNGSIDAETVKIAGAAKILGSLKARVLSVAGALKISGDLAVETAKIAGAAKLGCGKFDLLKIDGALRAETIEASKFILGLEGFSQVKTIKADFVEVKRVRKPFVKVGPFEISFNKGLNLRVSIHEKGVKLEAGKIKALKAELESVTCEELYAGIAVIGDECHIKRLYYSESYEVSDKARVDEVVKVEDISNA, from the coding sequence ATGAGTGGGGTAGATAAATTCAGGAAATATCTCGAATCTTCAGAAGGCGTTCAAGTATCCGGTAGCGGAGAAGTTACAGTTGGTAAGGCAGTGGTTAAAATATCTGGTTCAGGCAGATACGTGGAAGGCGAGATATTGAAAGTTTCGGGTGCTGCAAAGGTTGACGGGGATGTAAAGGTGAGGATGGTGTCTGTCTCTGGAAGCTTTAAATCCAATGGGAGCATCGACGCTGAAACCGTTAAAATTGCTGGGGCAGCCAAGATACTTGGATCTTTGAAAGCAAGAGTTTTATCTGTCGCTGGAGCTTTGAAAATAAGCGGAGATTTAGCCGTTGAAACGGCTAAAATTGCGGGAGCCGCAAAGCTTGGCTGTGGGAAATTTGACCTGTTAAAAATCGATGGGGCTTTGAGGGCTGAAACTATCGAAGCTTCCAAGTTTATACTTGGCTTGGAAGGCTTTTCTCAAGTAAAAACGATCAAGGCGGATTTTGTAGAAGTTAAGCGTGTCAGAAAGCCATTTGTTAAAGTTGGGCCGTTCGAAATTTCGTTTAATAAAGGATTAAATTTACGTGTTTCAATTCACGAGAAGGGCGTAAAGCTGGAAGCTGGTAAGATTAAAGCTTTGAAAGCCGAGTTAGAAAGCGTTACATGCGAAGAACTATATGCAGGAATCGCTGTTATCGGCGACGAATGCCATATCAAACGGTTATACTATAGCGAATCCTACGAAGTCAGCGATAAAGCAAGAGTTGACGAAGTTGTTAAAGTCGAGGATATTAGCAATGCTTGA
- a CDS encoding winged helix-turn-helix transcriptional regulator → MGDRRFSAEGRNLHEIRVENIKKLKEVLSLLANEHRLKIIGMLAEKPMYISEIQRALKVSYALAHLYMSSLEKLGIVESNYEMVTGERPHVRRYYRLKPFKLVVSSDLIRKLVRGEVVD, encoded by the coding sequence TTGGGGGATAGAAGATTCAGCGCGGAGGGTAGGAACTTGCATGAAATCCGGGTTGAAAACATTAAAAAGTTGAAGGAGGTGTTGAGCTTGCTTGCTAACGAGCATAGATTAAAGATTATAGGGATGTTGGCTGAAAAACCTATGTATATAAGCGAGATACAGCGCGCGTTAAAGGTTTCTTATGCCCTAGCTCACCTCTACATGTCTTCTCTAGAAAAACTCGGTATTGTCGAAAGTAATTATGAAATGGTTACTGGTGAAAGACCTCACGTAAGGAGGTATTATAGGCTGAAACCTTTCAAACTTGTGGTTTCCTCGGATCTTATTAGAAAGCTTGTTAGAGGTGAAGTTGTTGACTAG